A part of Ignavibacteriales bacterium genomic DNA contains:
- a CDS encoding enoyl-CoA hydratase/isomerase family protein, producing the protein MIKVEIINNTAMIRLNRPDKRNSLNPELIIALKNQLDKLENNTSVKVIIITGEGSSFCSGADLNYLQQLKDYSIIENKIDSENIAELLLKIYRFPKPVIAAINGPAVAGGCGLASVCDFIIADKKNARFGYPEVKIGFVPAIVSIFLIRRIGEGRAKEFLLTGEIFDADESFKKGLVNQVSDDIISDSIQFAAKLYNNSALSLKLTKELINNIGDLNLDSAIRLAVNQNVISRSSEDFIKGISIFLNIK; encoded by the coding sequence ATGATTAAAGTAGAAATTATAAATAATACAGCAATGATAAGACTTAATCGTCCGGATAAAAGAAATTCTTTGAACCCAGAATTAATCATAGCGTTAAAAAATCAATTGGACAAATTGGAGAACAATACTTCTGTTAAAGTGATTATTATAACAGGGGAGGGAAGTTCATTTTGTTCCGGTGCAGATTTGAATTACTTGCAGCAGTTAAAAGATTACTCAATTATTGAAAATAAAATTGACTCGGAAAACATCGCAGAACTTCTTCTCAAAATATATAGATTTCCTAAGCCAGTGATTGCAGCAATAAATGGTCCGGCTGTTGCCGGCGGCTGCGGGTTAGCCTCGGTCTGTGATTTTATTATTGCTGATAAAAAGAATGCAAGGTTTGGTTATCCGGAAGTAAAAATTGGCTTTGTTCCAGCTATTGTTTCTATATTTTTAATCAGAAGAATTGGCGAAGGGCGGGCTAAAGAATTTTTACTGACCGGAGAAATTTTTGATGCAGATGAATCATTTAAAAAAGGGCTGGTCAATCAAGTGTCTGACGATATCATCTCTGATTCAATTCAATTTGCCGCAAAACTTTACAACAATTCTGCATTGAGTCTGAAACTGACAAAAGAATTGATCAACAACATCGGCGATTTAAATTTAGATTCAGCAATTCGATTAGCGGTTAATCAAAATGTTATTAGCCGGAGCTCGGAAGATTTTATTAAAGGAATTAGCATTTTTTTAAACATAAAATAA
- the dusB gene encoding tRNA dihydrouridine synthase DusB, translating into MFKVGKIEIEKAILLAPMEDVTDISFRLICRELGADVVYTEFVNSEGLIRASEKTHKKLKIIEAERPVGIQIYGANLDSMVAAAKIAEGENPDLIDINAGCWVKNVVGCGAGAGLLKDPVYLQNLVEAVVKSVALPVTVKTRLGWDQSSIKIIEIAKRLEDVGTQALTVHCRTRTMGHKGEADWSWIPKVKEAVSIPIVLNGNILSAEDAVRAFKETNADGIMIARGAIGNPWIFSEAKKLLAGERTNAEMSFEKKIKTAIRHLELAVQVKGEKRAVMEHRKFYSGYLKGMRYASRIRNSLMQVDDFNSVQKILSDYSEQLINDTFNNQLTEV; encoded by the coding sequence ATGTTTAAAGTTGGAAAAATAGAAATCGAGAAAGCAATTCTTCTTGCACCAATGGAAGATGTTACAGATATATCTTTTAGATTGATTTGTCGCGAACTTGGTGCAGATGTTGTCTATACAGAATTTGTTAACTCCGAAGGCTTAATTAGAGCCTCTGAGAAGACTCATAAAAAGTTAAAGATAATCGAAGCCGAGAGACCGGTCGGGATTCAAATTTACGGTGCAAATCTTGATTCGATGGTAGCGGCTGCGAAAATAGCTGAAGGAGAGAATCCGGATCTGATAGATATTAATGCCGGCTGTTGGGTAAAAAATGTGGTTGGATGCGGCGCGGGCGCAGGCTTGCTAAAGGACCCGGTATATCTTCAAAACCTCGTGGAAGCAGTTGTTAAATCTGTCGCACTCCCGGTTACTGTTAAAACAAGATTAGGATGGGACCAAAGCTCAATAAAAATAATTGAAATTGCGAAACGCCTCGAGGACGTTGGTACACAAGCATTGACCGTCCATTGCCGTACGCGAACGATGGGGCATAAAGGCGAGGCTGATTGGAGTTGGATTCCCAAAGTAAAAGAGGCTGTCTCCATTCCTATAGTTTTGAATGGGAATATTCTTTCGGCTGAAGATGCAGTTCGTGCTTTTAAGGAGACTAACGCTGACGGAATCATGATTGCCAGAGGCGCAATTGGAAACCCGTGGATTTTTAGTGAAGCAAAAAAACTTTTAGCTGGAGAAAGAACGAATGCTGAAATGAGTTTCGAAAAGAAGATCAAAACTGCAATTCGTCATCTCGAATTAGCCGTGCAGGTTAAAGGTGAAAAACGTGCCGTAATGGAACATAGAAAATTTTATTCGGGTTATTTGAAAGGAATGCGATACGCTTCACGAATCAGAAACAGCTTGATGCAGGTTGATGATTTTAATTCGGTACAAAAAATATTATCTGACTATTCTGAACAATTAATCAATGATACATTTAATAATCAACTAACTGAAGTGTGA
- a CDS encoding MFS transporter → MKNKSALSLIFLTVFIDLLGFGILIPILPVFAIKILGVDETAIGVTIAIYSLTQFFFNPIFGKLSDKFGRRPLIVISLLLNAFGYILFAFTHSYWMLLISRIIAGIGGSSIGVAQAFIADVTTREERSKGMGLIGAAFGLGFVFGPLIGGLLAEYGYMVTGFASAGFSILAFVLTLILLPESNLNRETAVLNKRKILDVAAIKKIFQKPDLALLITLFLMLTFSVANIYGTFALLGFKIYNFTDRQNGYMFGIVGLSSAIVQGWLLRIASKYFNQRKLITFGALFMMSGLFLIPYGGSFLGLALIVILLSIGTGSLQPTLLSLISEATPDAEQGVTLGINQSFSAFGRVLGPLWGGFAFEFLGYQFPFITGGIFTLFIFLLSVFYLPKVLKLEE, encoded by the coding sequence ATGAAAAATAAATCTGCTCTTTCCCTTATCTTTTTAACAGTATTTATAGATCTTTTAGGATTTGGAATTCTTATTCCGATTCTTCCAGTCTTCGCAATAAAAATTCTTGGGGTTGATGAAACAGCCATTGGGGTCACAATTGCAATTTATTCACTCACACAATTTTTTTTCAATCCTATTTTTGGCAAACTTTCGGATAAGTTCGGAAGGCGACCGCTTATAGTAATAAGTTTGCTGCTGAATGCATTTGGTTACATTCTTTTTGCTTTCACACATTCTTATTGGATGCTTTTGATCTCCAGAATTATTGCAGGAATCGGAGGAAGCAGTATCGGTGTTGCACAAGCGTTTATTGCGGATGTTACCACTCGTGAGGAACGATCGAAAGGGATGGGGTTAATCGGCGCTGCTTTCGGGCTCGGTTTTGTGTTTGGACCATTGATTGGGGGATTATTAGCTGAATATGGCTATATGGTTACGGGATTTGCCAGCGCAGGATTTTCAATCCTGGCCTTTGTTTTGACTTTAATACTTCTGCCCGAATCGAATCTGAACCGGGAAACTGCAGTTTTAAATAAAAGAAAAATCCTGGATGTTGCAGCGATAAAAAAAATATTTCAAAAGCCTGATTTGGCATTATTGATCACGCTATTTCTTATGCTTACCTTTTCAGTGGCAAATATTTATGGGACTTTTGCTCTGCTCGGTTTCAAAATTTATAACTTTACGGATAGACAAAATGGTTATATGTTTGGAATAGTTGGACTTTCTTCAGCAATCGTACAGGGATGGTTATTAAGGATTGCCAGCAAGTATTTCAATCAGCGAAAACTAATTACATTTGGCGCACTATTTATGATGAGCGGACTTTTTCTAATTCCTTACGGAGGCTCATTTCTTGGGCTTGCACTTATTGTAATTCTACTTTCAATCGGCACAGGTTCATTGCAGCCAACACTATTGAGTTTGATTTCAGAAGCTACTCCAGATGCTGAGCAAGGTGTTACCCTTGGGATTAATCAATCCTTTTCGGCATTTGGTCGTGTACTTGGTCCCCTTTGGGGTGGTTTCGCTTTTGAGTTTTTAGGCTATCAATTTCCATTCATCACAGGGGGAATATTTACATTATTCATTTTTTTGTTAAGTGTATTTTATTTGCCAAAAGTTTTGAAGCTTGAAGAATAA
- a CDS encoding CapA family protein, which produces MKKSSLILLAIFSAVISFDSHFPNLTIPKTSVVGKDSIVTITISATGDLMCHSVQYNYAKVANDSFDFNPVFDFVKEIISKSDFAFGNLETVLAGTTKNYSGYPFFNTPNSFVEALKNAGFDLLVTSNNHSLDRGEDGILRTIKELDKMNLNHTGTFATQSDRDSIRIIDIKGIRLGVIAYSYGTNGNPIPTHKQYLINIIDEELIASDIKKARKDGAEIVLVNFHFGEEYQREPNLFQEEVVRKTIDAGADIIIGGHPHVIQPVRIIKTSNAKLDSGFVAYSLGNFISNQRWRYSDAGVILTLSLTKIIATDSIFISNIEYHPVWVFKGDTNLGKRYIIVTENKIDYNFISGENQIAMKEAFSDTHHIFSLFDKRFISSKMNF; this is translated from the coding sequence ATGAAAAAATCTTCACTTATTTTACTGGCAATTTTCTCTGCAGTAATTTCATTTGATAGTCATTTCCCTAATCTAACTATCCCAAAAACTTCGGTTGTAGGAAAGGATTCTATCGTTACGATCACGATCAGTGCAACTGGTGACTTGATGTGTCATTCTGTTCAATATAATTATGCAAAAGTCGCAAATGATAGTTTTGATTTTAATCCTGTCTTCGATTTTGTGAAAGAAATAATTTCTAAATCTGATTTTGCATTTGGAAATCTTGAGACGGTATTGGCAGGTACTACGAAAAACTATTCCGGTTATCCATTTTTTAATACTCCAAATTCATTTGTTGAAGCATTAAAAAATGCAGGTTTCGATTTACTCGTTACATCGAATAATCATTCTCTTGATAGAGGTGAGGATGGAATTCTTAGAACAATTAAAGAATTAGATAAAATGAATCTAAATCATACCGGCACTTTTGCAACTCAAAGTGATCGGGACTCTATCAGAATAATTGACATAAAAGGAATCAGGTTGGGTGTGATTGCTTACTCTTATGGAACAAACGGCAATCCCATTCCAACTCATAAACAGTATCTCATAAACATTATTGATGAAGAATTAATCGCATCCGATATTAAAAAAGCTCGTAAAGATGGAGCAGAAATAGTACTTGTAAATTTTCACTTTGGTGAAGAATATCAACGTGAACCGAATCTATTCCAGGAAGAAGTTGTACGAAAAACCATTGACGCAGGAGCTGATATTATTATTGGCGGACATCCGCATGTCATTCAACCGGTTAGAATTATTAAAACATCTAATGCTAAACTTGATTCAGGCTTTGTTGCTTATTCATTGGGTAATTTTATATCGAATCAAAGATGGCGCTACTCAGATGCAGGAGTTATTTTGACTTTATCTTTAACTAAAATTATTGCAACTGATTCTATTTTTATTTCTAATATTGAGTACCATCCTGTTTGGGTTTTTAAAGGTGATACAAATCTCGGTAAACGTTATATCATTGTCACTGAAAATAAAATTGATTATAATTTTATATCCGGAGAAAATCAAATAGCAATGAAGGAAGCATTTTCAGATACGCATCATATCTTTTCGTTATTCGACAAGAGATTTATTTCTTCAAAGATGAATTTTTGA
- a CDS encoding histone H1 — MDNYRDLMKAVQDLEVDFQKFYEKGQAAAGTRLRKGLSDLRKLAQNVRKDVQDVKAQRKATKQ; from the coding sequence ATGGATAATTACAGAGACTTAATGAAAGCTGTTCAAGATCTGGAAGTTGACTTTCAAAAGTTCTACGAAAAGGGACAGGCAGCCGCCGGAACTCGTTTACGCAAAGGCTTGAGCGACTTGAGAAAGTTGGCTCAAAATGTTCGTAAAGATGTTCAGGATGTTAAAGCTCAAAGAAAAGCTACAAAACAATAA
- a CDS encoding 4Fe-4S dicluster domain-containing protein, whose product MEIKKIIFLIVFVLSVSIFIYSISNIIKYLLVGKKKDDRSRNVAFRLKRVWQVAFLQTKLLRDPVAGTLHLIIFWGFILFLFAVIESIAQGFYSEFNLSFLGISYSLITFIQDLFGVLIIGAVLFALYRRFIKKIPRLIVDDHGQKDAVFILLMIVGVCIAMFGQNISLAAIQDFNPHGFEYRPLSYYLAGLFFTENSTNANIFFEIFWWLHIVIVFTFMNFLPYSKHFHVISSIPNTFLANIDSIRNTIKPINLDDETIEVFGAADIEQLSWKQILDGYSCTECGRCTDSCPAAISGKSLSPRKIIVDIRRRTKDKASLLVEGKTEPEVFDKSLIHDYISDKELWECTTCMACVQECPVMIEHVDSIIDLRRNLVLTESVFPSNLNNVFKSLETNFTPWAFNSSDRANWADGMNIKLMADDPNGEILFWVGCAGSFDERYKKVTKSFATLMQKANIDFRILGNEEKCNGDTARRLGNEYLAQMLMKENIETLNNYGVKKIVTACPHCFHSLKNEYKQFGGNFEVLHHTEMIENLIDSGKIVLKSSEEKINATYHDSCYLGRYNSVYNSPRSSLNKIEGLQLTEMTRNKSKGFCCGAGGGRMFLEDEEGGRINEERTKEALSTNPDTIASACPFCMTMLTDGVKHFEKTDEVSVKDIAEIILENSK is encoded by the coding sequence ATGGAAATTAAGAAGATAATATTCCTGATTGTATTTGTCTTATCAGTTTCAATTTTTATTTATAGTATTAGCAACATTATAAAATATTTGCTTGTTGGAAAAAAGAAGGATGATCGAAGTAGAAATGTAGCTTTTCGGTTAAAGAGAGTCTGGCAAGTTGCGTTCCTTCAAACAAAACTGCTTCGTGATCCTGTTGCCGGGACGTTGCATCTGATAATTTTTTGGGGATTTATTTTATTTCTGTTTGCGGTGATCGAAAGCATTGCACAGGGTTTTTACTCAGAGTTTAATTTATCTTTTCTTGGAATATCTTACTCGCTCATAACTTTTATTCAGGATTTATTCGGAGTATTAATTATCGGCGCTGTTCTGTTTGCATTATATCGCAGATTCATCAAAAAAATTCCCAGGCTTATTGTGGATGATCATGGTCAAAAGGACGCAGTTTTTATTTTGTTGATGATCGTTGGTGTCTGTATTGCAATGTTCGGTCAAAATATTTCTTTAGCGGCAATACAAGACTTTAATCCGCATGGTTTCGAATATCGTCCATTGTCATATTATTTGGCTGGTTTATTCTTCACAGAAAATAGTACCAATGCAAATATATTTTTTGAGATATTTTGGTGGCTTCACATTGTTATTGTATTTACTTTCATGAATTTTCTGCCTTACTCGAAACATTTTCACGTAATTAGTTCTATTCCAAATACATTTCTTGCAAACATTGATTCAATCAGAAATACAATTAAGCCGATTAATCTTGATGATGAAACAATAGAAGTATTTGGTGCTGCAGATATCGAACAACTATCGTGGAAACAAATTCTCGATGGGTATTCATGCACGGAATGCGGTCGTTGCACTGATTCTTGTCCTGCAGCAATTTCCGGCAAATCTTTATCACCTCGAAAAATAATTGTTGATATAAGACGAAGAACAAAAGACAAAGCATCATTATTAGTTGAAGGCAAAACAGAACCTGAAGTATTCGATAAATCATTAATTCATGATTATATCTCGGACAAGGAACTTTGGGAATGCACAACTTGCATGGCTTGTGTTCAGGAATGCCCGGTAATGATTGAACATGTAGATTCAATAATAGATTTAAGAAGAAACCTTGTTCTAACAGAATCAGTATTTCCATCAAATTTAAATAATGTATTTAAAAGCCTCGAAACAAATTTTACTCCATGGGCTTTTAATTCATCAGACAGAGCGAACTGGGCTGATGGAATGAATATAAAATTGATGGCAGACGATCCTAATGGGGAAATATTATTCTGGGTTGGCTGTGCAGGGTCCTTTGATGAACGATATAAAAAAGTTACAAAATCATTTGCAACATTAATGCAAAAAGCTAATATTGATTTCAGAATTCTTGGCAATGAGGAAAAATGCAATGGTGACACGGCTCGTCGCTTAGGAAATGAATATCTTGCTCAAATGCTGATGAAAGAAAATATCGAAACTTTGAATAACTATGGAGTTAAAAAAATTGTAACTGCATGTCCACATTGTTTTCATTCTTTAAAAAATGAATACAAGCAATTCGGCGGTAATTTTGAAGTGCTTCACCACACGGAGATGATCGAGAATCTAATAGACTCAGGAAAAATAGTACTAAAATCTTCCGAAGAAAAAATAAATGCTACTTACCACGATTCCTGTTATCTTGGAAGATATAATAGTGTTTATAATTCACCTCGTTCCTCTTTGAATAAAATTGAAGGACTTCAATTAACGGAGATGACAAGAAACAAAAGTAAAGGATTTTGCTGCGGTGCCGGAGGAGGAAGGATGTTCTTAGAAGATGAAGAAGGCGGCAGAATAAATGAAGAACGAACCAAAGAAGCATTATCAACAAATCCTGACACAATTGCTTCAGCTTGTCCATTTTGTATGACAATGCTTACTGATGGCGTTAAACATTTTGAAAAAACTGATGAAGTTTCGGTAAAAGATATTGCAGAAATAATTCTGGAAAACTCTAAATAA
- a CDS encoding biotin transporter BioY gives MMTTVLIEILRKIKSSKLFWIGSFTMLTAIAAQFSIPVQPVPFTLQSVFGILSGAFLGARDGAISQIFYLTLGIIGLPVFAHIPDETIGMARLSGRTGGYLLCFPIAAFVMGTLIAFSNKYFFVVFAMFIANFLIVFGGAIYLDLFFIHDLSETMKVGVLIFSIWSLVKIFIASSIFGLVNNHFTERRPL, from the coding sequence ATGATGACAACTGTATTGATTGAAATTCTGCGAAAAATTAAATCATCCAAACTATTTTGGATAGGTTCATTTACAATGCTAACAGCTATTGCTGCACAATTTTCGATTCCCGTACAGCCGGTTCCATTCACATTACAATCTGTTTTTGGTATTCTTTCTGGGGCATTTTTAGGGGCACGTGATGGTGCTATTAGTCAAATATTTTATTTAACATTGGGTATTATCGGACTTCCTGTTTTTGCGCATATTCCTGATGAGACAATTGGGATGGCTCGTTTGAGCGGTCGGACAGGCGGTTATCTATTGTGTTTTCCTATCGCAGCGTTTGTAATGGGGACACTAATTGCCTTTAGTAACAAATATTTCTTTGTTGTTTTTGCGATGTTTATTGCCAACTTTCTTATTGTTTTTGGCGGAGCGATTTATCTCGATTTGTTTTTTATACATGATCTTTCCGAAACAATGAAAGTTGGAGTTTTAATTTTTTCCATTTGGAGTTTGGTTAAGATTTTTATCGCTTCATCTATTTTTGGCTTGGTTAATAATCATTTCACAGAAAGAAGACCACTTTAA
- a CDS encoding 1-(5-phosphoribosyl)-5-[(5-phosphoribosylamino)methylideneamino] imidazole-4-carboxamide isomerase, with protein sequence MNRYLLVIPSIDIKDGKTVRVVQGIPELNCAEYGNDPVEMAKIWRAENAKMIHIVDFNALIDGSKSNWKIVEEICSSVIIPVEYAGGIRTLDDAESIFEKGVSRIVISTLAFENSKLFIKIFEKFGPQKIAIGVDVIDNEIVTNGRISRTGMLYPEFVSNMKSIGVKRFAVTDVSRNGVLGGPNLELTKNIAQITGGRITHSGGIRNKDELLDLQSLMELGVDSVIVGRALYENRFPCQKLWRVAESGIFN encoded by the coding sequence ATGAATAGATACTTATTAGTAATTCCTTCAATAGATATCAAAGATGGCAAAACGGTCCGGGTAGTACAGGGAATACCCGAACTGAATTGTGCAGAATATGGAAATGATCCAGTTGAAATGGCTAAAATATGGCGAGCTGAGAATGCTAAAATGATTCATATCGTTGATTTTAATGCATTGATTGATGGTTCAAAATCTAATTGGAAAATTGTTGAAGAGATATGTTCTTCGGTTATTATTCCTGTTGAATATGCAGGAGGAATACGTACTTTAGATGACGCAGAAAGTATTTTTGAAAAGGGAGTTTCCCGAATTGTTATAAGCACCTTGGCATTTGAAAATTCAAAACTATTTATAAAAATATTTGAAAAATTTGGACCGCAGAAAATCGCGATCGGTGTTGATGTCATAGATAACGAAATTGTTACAAACGGTCGCATTTCTCGAACTGGGATGCTCTATCCTGAATTTGTTTCGAACATGAAAAGCATCGGCGTTAAAAGATTTGCGGTTACTGATGTTTCGAGAAATGGAGTTTTAGGTGGACCGAATCTTGAACTTACTAAAAACATTGCGCAAATTACCGGTGGCAGGATTACACATTCTGGTGGAATCAGGAATAAAGACGAATTATTAGACCTTCAATCTTTGATGGAACTGGGGGTTGATTCCGTTATTGTCGGTAGAGCGCTTTATGAAAATAGATTTCCCTGCCAAAAACTTTGGCGGGTAGCTGAGTCTGGAATTTTTAATTAG
- a CDS encoding cyclic nucleotide-binding domain-containing protein — protein MESNRKAIHSNFWANIFSSTQGSDNMNKSLKSIPIFKELSNRDLNLLKKIVHSRNFVTGEFIFYQGDPGIGLYIILEGEVIVQRTFNSDVIVSMAQFSKGDFLGELALIDGEKRSASAIAKSDAKLAVIFKPDLDEFIATYPRKGILILNGIAQTIAARLRQINEDHLTLLQKTNLISESNYGT, from the coding sequence ATGGAATCAAATAGAAAAGCCATTCATTCAAACTTCTGGGCAAATATTTTTAGCTCCACTCAAGGTAGTGACAATATGAATAAATCCTTAAAATCAATTCCAATATTCAAGGAATTATCCAACAGGGACCTGAATCTCTTAAAAAAAATTGTCCACTCGCGGAATTTTGTTACAGGTGAATTTATTTTTTATCAGGGAGATCCGGGAATTGGTCTGTATATTATTCTTGAAGGCGAAGTTATTGTCCAACGTACTTTTAATTCGGATGTAATAGTAAGCATGGCACAATTTAGCAAAGGAGATTTTTTAGGAGAACTTGCATTAATTGACGGAGAGAAGAGATCGGCTTCCGCAATAGCTAAAAGCGATGCTAAACTCGCTGTTATCTTCAAGCCTGATCTTGATGAGTTTATAGCCACCTACCCGCGAAAAGGTATTCTAATCCTTAATGGAATTGCTCAAACAATTGCCGCACGTCTAAGACAAATAAATGAAGATCATTTAACGCTTCTTCAAAAAACAAATTTAATCTCGGAGAGTAACTATGGAACCTAA
- a CDS encoding universal stress protein → MEPNIKKILVPIDFSDYSKSALRYAVSFAKLFNSEMVMIYVVEPIIYPPDFSMGQIAIPSVNTEWDKTAIEQLEKLSKSEIPVNIKVKALVKTGKPFVEIIETASEENVDLIIIATHGHSGVEHILFGSTAEKVVRKAPCPVLTLREPIKGFNYMDNRGKK, encoded by the coding sequence ATGGAACCTAATATCAAAAAAATTCTTGTACCAATTGATTTTTCCGATTATTCAAAAAGTGCTTTGAGGTATGCCGTAAGTTTTGCAAAGTTGTTTAATTCTGAAATGGTGATGATATATGTTGTCGAACCGATTATCTATCCACCGGATTTCAGCATGGGACAAATTGCAATTCCCTCGGTAAATACTGAGTGGGATAAAACTGCTATAGAGCAATTAGAAAAACTTTCAAAATCTGAAATTCCTGTAAATATTAAAGTGAAAGCTTTAGTGAAAACAGGGAAACCTTTTGTGGAAATAATAGAAACGGCTTCCGAAGAAAATGTTGATCTGATTATTATTGCAACACACGGGCACAGCGGAGTTGAACACATTTTATTTGGAAGCACAGCAGAAAAAGTAGTAAGAAAAGCACCCTGCCCTGTTCTAACACTAAGAGAACCAATTAAGGGATTTAATTATATGGATAACAGGGGGAAAAAGTAA
- a CDS encoding polyprenyl synthetase family protein has protein sequence MKSKVGLVDLIARYIIRQKGKKIRPLLVLLSSKIFGEINERSYRGAVLVELLHSATLIHDDVVDNSDKRRNFWSINYIFKNKIAVLMGDYLLSRGLFIAVEGKDFDFLGVITDAVKRMSEGELLQIQKTRKLNIDEVTYFKVISDKTSSLLETCCQIGAMSTSSLASDHEAMKNYGHNLGLAFQIRDDILDYDGKFSLIGKPIGGDIKEKKITLPLIFALNQVSQSESSKVKSLLKKPGKDGVQKIIDFVHRNGGIEYSISVAKKYSQLAKDSLANFSDSECKSSLESLVDFVVERKN, from the coding sequence ATGAAATCCAAAGTTGGTCTCGTTGACTTAATCGCACGATATATTATACGACAGAAGGGCAAGAAGATCAGACCTTTACTTGTTCTGTTATCATCTAAAATATTTGGCGAGATTAATGAGCGAAGTTATCGTGGAGCAGTATTGGTTGAGTTACTGCACTCGGCAACTCTTATTCACGACGATGTTGTTGATAATTCTGATAAGAGACGGAATTTCTGGTCAATCAATTATATATTTAAAAATAAAATTGCTGTGTTAATGGGTGACTACCTGTTGTCGCGAGGTTTATTTATTGCAGTTGAAGGAAAAGATTTTGATTTTTTAGGTGTGATTACAGATGCCGTCAAAAGGATGTCTGAAGGAGAACTTTTGCAAATTCAAAAAACAAGAAAGCTAAATATTGATGAAGTGACTTATTTTAAAGTTATCTCGGACAAAACATCCTCCTTGCTCGAAACTTGCTGCCAGATTGGAGCGATGAGCACTTCCTCACTCGCGAGCGATCATGAAGCAATGAAAAATTATGGGCACAATTTGGGTTTGGCATTTCAAATTAGAGATGATATTCTTGATTATGATGGTAAATTTTCTTTAATTGGAAAGCCTATTGGCGGGGATATTAAAGAGAAGAAAATAACCTTACCGCTGATATTTGCCCTAAATCAGGTAAGCCAATCCGAATCCTCAAAAGTAAAATCGCTTTTGAAAAAGCCGGGTAAAGATGGAGTCCAAAAAATTATAGATTTTGTACATAGAAATGGAGGCATTGAATATTCCATTTCAGTGGCTAAAAAATATTCTCAACTTGCAAAAGACTCTTTGGCAAATTTTTCTGATTCGGAATGCAAATCATCGCTCGAATCCTTAGTTGATTTTGTGGTTGAGAGAAAAAATTAA
- the tatC gene encoding twin-arginine translocase subunit TatC, whose product MNFLDHLEELRWRLIYSIIGVLVGGALAWFFIDQIIYIILLKPARDTGATLQNLKPFGQFFLYIQVAVIGGIIISLPNLFYQLWKFIAPALRKKERKYILSIVIFSTLCFISGIVFAYFVMLPLTLRVAVEFGSDQIKNEFAVDEYISIILSVMLAAGLVFELPMVSFFLSKLGILKPSLMRKFRRHAIVTILILAAFVTPGADPVSQIVLTIPLVILYEISIFISKISSKKL is encoded by the coding sequence ATGAACTTCCTCGACCATCTTGAGGAACTTCGCTGGAGGTTAATTTATTCTATTATCGGCGTGTTAGTGGGTGGAGCACTTGCCTGGTTTTTTATTGATCAAATCATTTATATAATATTGCTTAAACCTGCGCGGGATACAGGGGCAACACTTCAAAATCTAAAACCATTCGGACAGTTTTTTCTTTACATTCAAGTTGCTGTAATTGGCGGCATAATTATTAGCCTTCCCAACTTATTCTATCAACTTTGGAAATTTATTGCCCCAGCCTTGAGGAAAAAAGAAAGAAAATATATCCTTTCAATTGTAATATTTTCTACACTATGTTTTATAAGTGGAATTGTTTTTGCCTACTTCGTAATGTTACCGCTCACTCTTAGAGTAGCAGTAGAGTTTGGGAGCGATCAGATTAAAAATGAATTTGCAGTTGACGAATACATATCTATAATTTTAAGTGTTATGCTTGCAGCGGGACTTGTATTTGAACTGCCTATGGTTTCTTTCTTCCTTTCAAAACTTGGTATATTAAAACCTTCATTGATGCGAAAATTTAGACGACATGCAATCGTAACGATTTTAATTCTTGCGGCTTTTGTTACTCCCGGAGCCGATCCGGTTTCACAGATAGTTCTAACTATTCCTTTAGTAATACTTTATGAGATAAGTATTTTTATATCAAAAATATCTTCAAAAAAATTGTGA